Proteins from a single region of Brevinematia bacterium:
- a CDS encoding L,D-transpeptidase translates to MSNTVLREYPISTSKYGIGNKEGSGKTPLGKHRIVKKVGMGEPIGTVFRNLRKTGEIATIYYDSTDIESDPVITRVLVLEGLEKGVNKGRGIDSLSRGIYIHGTHEEGLIGKPASHGCIRMRNKDIMELFELVDIGTLVVIEN, encoded by the coding sequence ATGTCCAATACTGTGCTTAGAGAGTATCCCATTTCAACATCTAAGTATGGTATTGGCAACAAGGAAGGAAGTGGCAAAACTCCTCTAGGCAAGCATAGAATCGTCAAGAAGGTTGGGATGGGAGAACCTATTGGCACTGTGTTTAGGAACCTCAGGAAGACTGGAGAAATTGCTACCATATACTACGATTCTACTGATATAGAGAGTGATCCTGTGATCACAAGAGTCTTGGTCCTGGAAGGGTTGGAGAAAGGGGTAAATAAAGGCAGGGGTATAGATTCGCTAAGTAGGGGTATCTACATACATGGGACTCATGAAGAAGGGCTAATTGGCAAACCAGCTTCTCACGGGTGTATAAGGATGAGAAACAAAGACATTATGGAACTTTTCGAACTTGTAGATATCGGCACATTGGTTGTTATTGAAAACTGA
- a CDS encoding archease, whose protein sequence is MSKSNSRSWEIHDHTADVIIEGKGKTLEKAFEGIALALQSVMVDISSVKPRKIIKECIELNSSSSEEQLFEFLSRIVFIKDVKKFFFSDVELFITTDNNKVKLCFTLKGERIDPKKHTIFTDVKGVSYSELKILNEKGYYICRCVVDV, encoded by the coding sequence ATGAGTAAATCTAACTCAAGATCGTGGGAGATACATGATCACACAGCAGATGTAATAATAGAAGGTAAAGGGAAAACTCTGGAAAAAGCCTTTGAAGGAATTGCATTAGCTTTACAGAGCGTAATGGTAGATATAAGTAGTGTAAAACCAAGAAAGATAATAAAAGAATGCATTGAGCTAAATTCTTCATCCAGCGAAGAACAGCTCTTTGAGTTCTTAAGCAGGATAGTGTTCATAAAAGATGTAAAAAAATTCTTCTTCAGTGATGTTGAACTGTTCATTACCACCGATAATAACAAAGTGAAGCTTTGTTTCACTTTAAAAGGAGAGAGAATAGACCCTAAAAAGCATACGATATTCACAGATGTAAAGGGTGTAAGCTATAGTGAACTCAAGATCTTAAACGAAAAAGGTTATTATATTTGTAGGTGTGTCGTAGACGTTTAG
- the guaB gene encoding IMP dehydrogenase, whose protein sequence is MYEKFYTDEVALTFDDVLILPGESDVLPNEADTTTFLTRNIKISIPIVSSAMDTVTESRMAIAMAQLGGIGIIHRNLSIEDQVKEVIKVKRFENIMIDDPIVIKDDEAVDDAIKLMEHNNISGLIVVDNSRRVVGILTRRDIRASIKGNRVRDIMTPREKLIFAYEGISLEEARRIMLKNRVEKLPIVGEDFSIKGLITMKDMERIQSNGTSSKDSKGRLRVGAAVGTSDIDKERVYELVKAEVDVIVVDTAHGHSNRVREMVKYIKSRFNVEVIAGNVATYEGAKFLIDAGADGIKVGIGPGSICTTRVVTGVGVPQIFAIMEAKRFAKEEKVPVIADGGIKYSGDIAKAIASGADSVMMGNLLAGTEESPGEMIIYKGRSYKTYRGMGSLGAMIAGSSRYPQGIPGKFVPEGIEGMVPFKGPVRETIYQLVGGLKASMGYVGARTIKEFQEKSKFIRITNAGLRESHPHDVIITKEAPNYNTSPLDELP, encoded by the coding sequence ATGTATGAGAAGTTTTACACTGACGAAGTAGCTCTCACTTTTGATGATGTGCTTATATTACCAGGTGAATCTGACGTTCTACCAAACGAGGCTGACACAACTACTTTCCTAACTAGAAACATCAAAATCTCAATACCAATAGTAAGTTCAGCGATGGATACTGTAACTGAGTCAAGAATGGCCATAGCGATGGCTCAGCTTGGAGGAATAGGAATAATCCACAGAAACTTATCCATAGAGGATCAAGTTAAAGAAGTCATCAAAGTAAAGAGATTTGAGAACATAATGATTGATGATCCCATAGTGATAAAGGATGATGAAGCTGTTGATGATGCAATAAAACTTATGGAGCATAATAATATCTCCGGGCTTATAGTAGTAGACAACTCCAGAAGGGTTGTAGGAATACTAACTAGGAGAGATATAAGAGCAAGTATCAAAGGTAACAGAGTTAGGGATATTATGACTCCTAGAGAGAAATTAATATTTGCTTACGAGGGTATTTCCTTGGAAGAGGCGAGGAGGATAATGCTTAAAAATCGTGTGGAGAAGCTTCCAATAGTAGGTGAGGATTTTAGCATAAAAGGACTCATAACGATGAAAGATATGGAGAGGATACAAAGTAATGGAACTTCTTCAAAAGACTCTAAGGGTAGGCTAAGAGTAGGTGCTGCGGTAGGAACGAGCGATATTGACAAGGAAAGAGTTTATGAGCTTGTTAAAGCAGAGGTAGATGTAATTGTGGTAGATACTGCTCATGGACACAGTAACAGAGTTAGGGAGATGGTTAAATATATAAAAAGTAGGTTTAATGTAGAGGTCATTGCTGGTAACGTTGCTACTTACGAAGGTGCGAAGTTTCTTATAGACGCAGGTGCTGATGGTATCAAGGTTGGAATAGGTCCAGGGTCAATATGCACTACTAGAGTCGTAACTGGTGTTGGAGTTCCCCAAATATTTGCCATAATGGAAGCAAAAAGATTTGCCAAAGAAGAGAAAGTTCCGGTAATAGCAGACGGTGGTATAAAGTATTCAGGAGACATTGCGAAGGCAATAGCTTCAGGTGCTGACAGTGTGATGATGGGCAACTTACTTGCAGGAACTGAGGAAAGTCCAGGAGAGATGATAATATACAAAGGAAGAAGCTATAAGACTTACAGAGGTATGGGATCACTGGGAGCTATGATAGCAGGATCTTCAAGGTATCCGCAGGGAATTCCAGGTAAATTTGTTCCAGAAGGCATTGAAGGGATGGTGCCGTTTAAAGGACCTGTAAGAGAAACCATATATCAGTTAGTAGGAGGGCTTAAAGCCTCTATGGGATATGTTGGGGCAAGAACTATAAAAGAGTTCCAGGAAAAGTCAAAATTTATAAGGATAACAAATGCAGGACTTAGAGAGAGTCATCCACACGATGTAATAATCACCAAGGAAGCTCCTAACTATAATACCTCCCCATTGGACGAACTACCCTAG
- the rpsU gene encoding 30S ribosomal protein S21, protein MALVVEVKDGDNIEAVLKKFKKFVEMEGVLSEYKAHLRYKKPSEERKEKAAMIKKKLRKLLGVREKKK, encoded by the coding sequence ATGGCTTTGGTTGTTGAAGTTAAGGATGGAGATAACATTGAAGCAGTTTTGAAGAAGTTTAAGAAGTTTGTTGAGATGGAGGGTGTATTGTCTGAGTATAAGGCTCACCTGAGGTATAAGAAACCTAGTGAAGAGAGGAAGGAAAAGGCAGCGATGATCAAGAAAAAGCTCAGAAAGCTTTTGGGAGTCAGGGAGAAGAAGAAATAG
- a CDS encoding histidine triad nucleotide-binding protein codes for MGGDCIFCKIVNGEVKSNIVYEDEDVIAFEDINPQAPVHVLVVPKQHIPNIMQVREYTVLEKIFRAIQKIAEAKNLALEGFRVVVNHLHRGGQSVFHLHFHILGGRQMMWPPG; via the coding sequence ATGGGTGGTGATTGTATTTTCTGTAAAATAGTAAACGGGGAAGTTAAATCAAATATAGTCTACGAAGATGAAGATGTGATTGCTTTTGAGGACATAAATCCTCAGGCGCCTGTGCATGTGTTAGTTGTTCCGAAGCAACATATTCCTAATATTATGCAAGTTAGAGAGTATACCGTCTTAGAGAAGATTTTTAGGGCGATTCAGAAGATTGCTGAGGCTAAGAATTTAGCTTTAGAGGGATTTAGAGTGGTTGTTAATCATCTTCATAGGGGAGGTCAAAGTGTTTTTCATTTACATTTTCATATCCTTGGTGGTAGACAGATGATGTGGCCACCGGGGTAG